ACAAAGGCGGCGGCAGCGCCCAGCAGGCCCAGCGCCATCACGCGGCGCGCACCCAGGCGCGGGAAGCTCCAGCCAATCGCGGCGGTGGCCAGCATCAGCCCTAGCGACTCGGGGAAGACGGTCAGGCCCGCGTCCAGCGCGGTCGCGCCCAGCGCATCCTGGTACATCAGCGGGAAGACGTAGAGCATGCCCAGCAGCCCGCCGGATGCCAGCACGGCCACCAGCGCGGCGCTGCGGAACGGGGCGTCGGCCAGCAGCCGCAGGTCGAGCATGGGCGCGGGGCTGCGCAGCTCGGCGGGGATGAGCAGGGCCAGCAGGCACGCGCCCAGCAGGCCCGCGCCCAGCACCAGCGGGTCGCCCCAGCCGCGCGCCGCGCCCTCGCCCAGCGCGAACATCAGCAGGCCCAGGCCAGGCGTGGCCAGGGCGAAGCCGCGCAGATCGAAGCGGCCCGCGTCCTCCTCCACATGCTCGGGCAGGGCCAGCAGGCCGAACAGCACAGTGGCCAGCCCCAGCGGCAGATTGATCCAGAACACCCAGCGCCACGAGAGGTGGTCGGTGAGGAAGCCGCCCAGGATGGGGCCGAGCGCGGGGGCCAGCGTGGTGGGCAGCATCAGGAAGCGCGAGACGCCCAGGCGCTCCTCGGGCGGGAAGCTGCGGAAGAGCATGGCCATGCCCACGGGGGCCAGCATGCCGCCCGCCAGGCCCTGGAGCACACGGGCCGCCACCAGGCCGCCCGCCGTGGTGGCCGCGCCACACAGCCCCGAGGCCAGGGTGAACACGGCCAGCGCGCCCAGGAACACGCGCCGCGTGCCGAAGCGGTCGGCCAGCCAGCCCGCCGCCGGGATGACCAGCGCGAAGCTGACCAGGAAGGAGACCTCGACCATGTTGGTGGCGGCGGGCGAGACGCCCAGCGCACCGCCGATGGCGAGCAGGGCCGGGCCGACAATAGTGGCGTCGAGGCCGTCCATCATCATGGCGGCGACGTAGACGATGCAGATGGCAAGCTTGGGGCTGATCTTTGGCATATGTTTTTTTGCTACCAAGGCGCTCGGACGCCAAGGTTTCGTGGGTTTTGGTGAGCCTTGTTTTTTTCGTGCAGAATCGGACATTTTTGGTGAACATGTGCGTTGCCGTCGGGTCAGGCAGGGTGTGCCTTCGGCGATGGCGGTTCCTCGTGGGCACTGGGTGTGTGCCCTGCGCGGGCGGCGCATAGGGGGCTGGCCCCTATGAACCCCGCGCAGGGGGCATCGCCCCCTTCGATCCCCCAATTTTGGGTGTTCCCGTGCTGTTCGCTGGCGGCTGGTGTTCGCGCATATGGCCATCAAGACCTTAGAGGTGAGATAGTCTCACGCCCAACTCCCCGTTTACCCCTTGGAGCCTTGGTGTCTTGGTGGTGAATCAGTCCCCTCTTCTCCTTCGCGTCTTCGCGCCTTCGTGGCTAGCGTGTCTCCAGCGCGGCGGCGAGGCGGGCGGCTAGGATGCGGCCTATCTCGGCCAGCGGGCCGGGCTGGGTGATGTCCTTGTGCGAGCAGGCGATGTCGTGGCTCTCGATCTCGCCCGCCACGTAGGGCCGCCATGTCTCGGCGGTCAGCGCGTCATCGGCGGTCTCCACGGTGGCGCGGAAGAACAGCAGGTCGCCCGCGACACGCTGGTGGCGGTAGGCGCGCATGGCCCAGTTGGTATTGAGGTAGATCTGCTTGAGCCGCATGATCGTGGCCTCATCCAGGCTGGCCAGCGGGCTGCCATCCTGGCGCAGCACGCCGATCACGCTGCCGAACTCCATCGGCAGGTCGCCCAGCGCATCCAGGTCGTAGCCCGCCATGATCAGCAGGGCCTCCATGGCCTCGATCTCGTCGGAGACCGGCAGCCCGGCCATCAGGTCGGCGGGGTAGGCATCGATGATCGCCAGCAGGGCCAGCTCCTCGCCCTGGCGCTGGAGCTGGCGGGCCATGGCGTGGGCGATGATGCCGCCGGTGGACCAGCCGAGCAGGTGGTAGGGGCCGCTGGGCTGCACGGCGCGCAGCTGGGCGATGTAGTCGGCGGCCATCTCGTCCATGGATGCGGGCAGCGGCTCGTCGCAGGCCGCGCCCCTGGCCTGGATGCCGTAGACCGGGCGTCCAGCGCCCAGGCTGCGGGCCAGCCCCGAGTAGCACCAGCTCAGGCCGCCCGCCGGGTGCAGGCAGAACAGCGGCGGCTGGTCGCCCTTGGCGCGCAGGGGCAGCAGCACGCCCAGCGCGTCGGCTGCCGCGCCCGCGTCAAGCGAGGCGGCCAGGGCGGCGGGGGTGGGGGCCGCGAACAGGCTGCCGATGCTCAGGGCGGCCCCCAGCGCCTCGCGGGCGCGGCTGATCAGCTGCACGGCCAGCAGCGAGTGGCCGCCCAGGTCGAAGAAGCTGTCCTCCGCGCCGACCTCGGACAGGCCCAGCACCTCGGCGAAGATCTCGCAGAGCGCGGCCTCCTGCGGGGTGCGGGGCGGGCGACCGCCTACGCTGGCGGGGGCGTCGGGCGCGGGCAGGGCCTTGCGGTCCAGCTTGCCGTTGGGCGAGAGCGGCAGCGCGGCCACAGCCACGAAGGCCGAGGGCACCATATACTCGGGCAGCCGACCGGCCAGGTGGCGGCGCAGGCGCACGGGATCATACTCGGCCAGGGCGGTAGGCACCACATAGGCCACGATCCGCCGGTCGCCCGGCGCGTCCTCGCGCACCACCACGGCCACCTGGGCCACCTCGGGGCGCTGGGCCAGCTGGGCCTCGATCTCCTCCAGCTCGATGCGGAAGCCGCGAATCTTCACCTGGTGGTCGATCCGCCCAATATACTCGACCGCGCCGTCGTCGCGCCAGCGGGCCAGGTCGCCCGTGCGGTACATGCGCGCTCCGGCAGGGCCGAACGGGTCGGCCACGAAGCGCTCGGCAGTCAGCTCGGGGCGGTTCAGGTAGCCGCGCGCCAGCTGCACCCCAGCTAGGTACAGCTCGCCCGCCACGCCAACAGGCAGCGGCTGCATGTTGGCGTCTAGGATGCGCAGCTGGGTGTTCCACACAGGCCGACCGATGGGCACCGACGTGGCGGCATCGCCGGGGCGGCATGGCCAGTAGGTCACATCCACCGAGGCCTCGGTGGGGCCGTAGAGGTTGTGCAGCGGCACATCCAGCCGCGCGTAGAACTGGCCCACCAGCTCGGCGGGCAGCGCCTCTCCGCTGCAGATCACGCGGCGCAGGCCGGTGCAGCGGGCCGCGCTCGGCTCGTGGATGAAGACCTGGAGCATAGATGGCACGAAGTGGATGGTGGTGATCCGCTCGGCCTGGATCAGCTCGGCCAGATAGGCTGGGTCTTTGTGGCCGTCGGGGCGGGCCACCACCAGCGTCGCGCCCTCTAGCAGCGGCCAGAAGAACTCCCACACCGACACATCGAAGCTGGATGGGGTCTTCTGGAGCACGCGGTCATCCGCGCCCAGGCGGTACTCGGCCTGCATCCAGCGCAGCCGGTTGATGATGCCCGCATGCGGCACCACCACGCCCTTGGGGCGGCCCGTGGAGCCAGAGGTGTAGATCACATAGGCCGGGTGGTCGGGGCGCAGCGGCTCGGCCAGCTCGGCGGGGGCCAGGGCGTGCGCGGGGTAGCGGCGCAGCTCCTCGGCCAGCGAGGGCGTGTCGAGCACCAGCACGGGCGCGACCAGATCCTGCGGCAGCACCCCCACCACCGGCGCGAGGCTGAGCACGCAGGCCGGGGCCGCATCTTCCAGCATGAAGGCGATGCGGTCGAGCGGGTAGTCTGGGTCGATCGGCAGATAGGCCGCGCCCGCCTTGTGGATGGCATACAGCGCGGTGATCAGCTCCAGCGAGCGCGGCACCACCACCGCCACGATCCGCTCCGGCCCCGCGCCGTGGTCGATCAGCAGGCGGGCCAGGCGGCAGGCGGCGGCATCTAGCTCGGCGTAGGTGAGCTGCGCACCCTCGAACACCACGGCGGGCGCGTCGGGGCTGCGCGCCACCTGGGCCAGGAAGGCGCTGGGCAGCGTCTCGGGTGCGACGGGGTGCGCGGTGCGGTTCCAGGCCTCGATCTGGGCCAGCTCCTGGGCGGAGAGCAGCGGCAGCAGGCCGATGGGCGTGGATGGGCTGGCCGCCGCCGCCTCGATCAGGCGCAGCAGCCGCGCGGCCAGGGCCTGGGCGCTGGGCAGGCCGAACAGGTCGGCGCTGTACTCCAGAAAGCCCTCGATGCCTGCGGGCGAGCCGTCGGCGCTGCGCCGCTCGTCCAGATTCAGCAGCAGGTCGAACTTGGCCGCACCGATGTGCAGCGGGCGCATGCTGGCGCGCAGATCGGCCATGGCCAGCGGCGCGTCGGGCGCGCTCTGGAAGGCCAGCATCACCTGGAACAGCGGGTGGCGGGCCAGCGAGCGGGGCGGGTTCAGGGCCTCGACCAGCCGCTCGAAGGGCACATCCTGGTGGGCGTAGGCGGCCAGATCGGCCTCGCGCACGCGGTCGACCAGCGCGGCGAAGCTGGGGTTGCCCTCGGTGCGCGTGCGCAGCACCAGCGTGTTCACAAAGAAGCCGATCAGGCCGTCGAGCGCGCGCTCATCGCGGCCCGCCACGGGGCTGCCGATCGGGATGTCGCTGCCAGCGCCCAGGCGGGTGAGCAGCGCCGCCAGCGCGGCCTGGATGACCATAAACACGGTCGCGCCGCGCTCGCGGGCCAGGGCGGCCAGGCGGGCGTGCAGCGCGGGCGGGATGGCCAGCGGCACCGTCGCGCCGCGGTAGCTGGCCACGGCGGGGCGCGGTCGGTCGGTCGGCAGCTCCAGCTGGTCGGGTGCTCCCGCCAGCGCGCCGCGCCAGAAGGCCAGCTGGCGGGCGATCAGGCTCTCCGGGTCGGCGTCGTCGCCCAGCAGGCGGGCTTGCCAAGCGGCGTAGTCGGCGTACTGCACGGGCAGGGGCTGCCAGGCGGGCGCTCCCCCGGCCCGGCGGGCGGCGTAGGCCTGGGCCAGGTCGCGCGCCAGCGGGTCGAGCGACGCGCCGTCGCCAGCGATGTGGTGCAGCAGCAGCAGCAGCGCGTGCTCGCCAGGGCCGAGCGCGAACAGCGTGGCCCGCAGCGGCAGCTCGCTGGCTAGGTCGAAGCCGTGGCGCGCGGCCTCCAGCAGGGCCGCGTCCAGCGCGGCGGACTGGCATTCCACCAGGTGCAGCGGCAGCCGCGTGCGCTCGGGCAGGATGCGCTGGCGGGGCGCGCCCTGCTCGGCGGGGAAGACGGTGCGCAGGCTCTCGTGGCGGGCCAGCAGGTCGGCCAGGGCCTGCTCTAGGGCGGCGCGGTCGAGCGGGCCGGAGAGCCGCAGCACCAGCGGCAGGTTGTAGGTGGGGCTTGGCCCCTCCAGCTGGCCCAGGAACCACAGCCGCCGCTGGGCGAAGGAGAGCGGCGCATCCGCGCCGCGCGGCGCGGGCACCAGCGCGGGCCGCTGGGCGGCGGCGGCGCCTAGGCGGGCGGCCAGCCCGGCCACCGTGGGCCGCTCGAACAGCGCGCCGATGGCCACATCCACCCCCAGCGCCTCGCGCACGCGGGTGATCAGCCGCACCGCCAGCAGCGAGTGGCCGCCCAGGTCGAAGAAGCCCTCGTCGATGCCGACGGCGGGCAGGCCCAGCACCTCGGCGAACAGGCCGCACAGCGCGGCCTCCTGCGGGGTGCGCGGGGCGCGGCCAGCCGGGGCGGCGGGGGCCTCGGGGGCGGGCAGGGCCTTGCGGTCCAGCTTGCCGTTGGGCGTGAGCGGCAGCGCGCCCAGCGCCACAATAGCGGCGGGCACCATGGGCGCGGGCAGCGCTGCGGCCAGCGCCGCGCGCAGGGCGGCGGGGTCGGGCATGTGGCCCTGGCCCGCCACGTAGGCCACCAGCCGCCGCTCGCCCGGGGCATCCTCGCGCACCAGCGCCGCCGCCTGGGCCACGCCGGGCAGGCGGGCCAGCGCGGCCTCCACCTCGCCCAGCTCGATGCGGTGGCCGCGAATCTTCACCTGATCGTCGGTGCGGCCCAGGAAGGTGAGCGTGCCGCGCCCATCGGCGCGCACCAGATCGCCCGTGCGGTACATGCGCGATCCGGCGGGGCCGAACGGGTCGGCCACGAATCGCTCGGCGGTCAGCTCGGGGCGGTTCAGGTAGCCACGCGCCAGCCCCAAGCCCGCCAGGTGCAGCTCGCCCGCCACGCCGGGGGGCGCAAGCTGGCCCGCCGCATCCAGCACATAGGCCCGCGTGTTCCAGACCGGCTCGCCCAGCTGCGCGCCGTCGGCGTCGGCCCGCCAGATGTAGGCGTCCACGGTGGCCTCGGTGGGGCCGTAGTAGTTGTAGCTGGTCAGGCCCCCGATCTGCTGGAGCGCGTCCCAGAGCGGCGCGGGCAGGGCCTCGCCGCCCAGCACCACCAGTTTGGGGCGGTGGCGGCCCTGGCCAAACATGCCGTAGGCCAGCAGCTGCTGAAAGTGCGAGGGCGTGAAGTCGAGGTAGTCGATCTTCATCGCGGCCACGTAGGCGGCCAGCGCGGCGGGGTCGAGGTAGGTCTGCTCATCCAGCAGGTGCAGCTCGTTGCCCGCGAACATCCATAGAATCGGGTCCCACGCGGCGTCGAAGCTGAGCGCGGCGGTGTGGGCCACGCGCAGCCGCCCGCTCGCCATGGCCGGGGCGAAGCGCTCGTGCTGGTGGCAGCAGAATAGGTTGACCAGGCTGCGGTGCTCCACCACCACGCCCTTGGGCGCGCCCGTCGAGCCGGATGTGTAGATGATGTAGGCCGCGTCGTCGGGGCGGGGCGCGGGCGGGCGGATGCTCGGGTGGGCGCGCAGGGCGGCGGAAAGCTCCGCCGTGTCGAGCGCCAGCGTGGCCGCGCCGCCCGGCAGCGCGGGCGCGAGCTGGGCGGCGGTGAGCAGCAGGGCGGGCTTGGCGTCATTCAGCATGAAGGCCAGCCGCTCCGCCGGGTAGTCGGGGTTCAGCGGCAGGTAGGCCGCGCCCGCCTTCAGCGCGGCCAGCAGGGCCACGATGGCCCACGCGTTGCGCGGCAGCGCCACGGCCACCACCTGGCCGCGCCCCGCGCCCCGCGCGATCAGCTCGTGGGCCAGCCGGTTGGCCCGCTCATCGAGCTGCGCAAAGCTCAGGCGCTCCGGCCCGGCCACCAGCGCCAGCGCGTCGGGGCTGCGGTCGGCCTGGGCCTCGAACAAGGCTGGGATGGCCAGGGCGGGGATGGGATGCTCGGCCCTGGCCCACTGGGCCTCCAGCGCGGCCCGCTCCTCGGGCAGCAGCATGGGCAGGCCGCCAACCGTGGCCGCATCGCCTGCCGCCATATGCCCCAGCAGGGCCACAAAGCGGCGCAGGTGCGTCTCTAGCTCCTCGGGGCAGTACAGCGCGGGGTTGGCGTCCAGGTCGATCCGCAGGCCGTCGCCCCGGTCGTAGACCGCGATCGAGAGATCATCCACCGGCCCCGCCGAGAGGTTGTGGGCCTCGGCGATCACCTCGCCAAACGACAGCCGCTCCTGGAACGGCAGGATGTTAACCATCGGCCCGATCAGCCGCCCGCCGACCCGCCGCGTGTCGCGCAATATGTCCTCGTAGCGGTAGCGCTGGTGGCGGCGGGCGGCGCGCACCTGGCGCACCACCTGGCGCACGAGGTCGGCCACGGGCATGGCAGGCTGGACCGCCAGCCGCAGCGGCAGCACGTTCACCACCATGGCGGGCACCCGCAGCGCGGCGCTGCCCAGCCGGTTCATGCTGGGCAGGCCCAGCACCACATCCTGCGCGCCGGTCATGCGGTGCAGGTAGATCGCGGCGGCGGCCAGCACCAGCTCGGGCCAGCTGGCCTTGCAGCGCTCGGCGGCGGCGCGCAGGGCCAGGGCCGTGGGCCGGGGCAGCGCGGTGCTGCGCCGCGTGAAGCTGTGGGATGTCTCCGCCGCCCGCCCGGCCAGGGTCGCGGCCTCGGGCGCGTCGGCCAGCTGCTCGCGCCAGTAGGCCGCATCGCTGGCGAAATCGGGCGAGGCGCGGTAGGCCGCCTCCTCCTCGATCAGCGGGCGCAGCGGCGCAAACGCGCCCGCCTCGGCGGGCGTGCCAGCGGCCAGCGCGGCGTAGACCTCGGCGGCGCGGCGCTCGATCAGGGCCAGCCCGTAGCCGTCGATCACGGCGTGGTGGATGCGCTGGTACCACAGCAGGTGGTCGCGCCCCAGCCGGATGATCGCCTGGGCGAACAGCGGCCCGCGCCGCAGGTCGGTCGGGCTGGCCAGGTCGGCGCGCATCCAGTCCTCGGCGGCGGCGCGCGGGTCGGGCGCGTCGCTCAGATCGAGCATGTGCAGCGGCCAGGTTTCCCCCGCCGCAGGCGACTGGCGCAGCTCGCCGCCGCGCTCGGCAAGGCGCACGTGCAGCGCCTCGGCCTCGCCCACGGCCTGGCGGATGGCCCGCGCCAGCAGGGCATGGTCGACCGGCCCGCGCAGCTCTAGGTACTCGCCGGTGTTGTAGATCGGGTTGGCCGGGTCGAGCTGCTGGGCAAACCACACGCCCGACTGGGCGGCGAGCAGCGGAAGATCGGTATCCCACAGTTCACGCATGAGAAGACTCCCACAATATCTCGGCGCTATGAGGCGCTGCCCATAGCCTTCTGGATCTCATCCAGCACGATCAGCGAGGCCAGCGGGCCGCCACGGCTGCCCCAGATCTGGCCGGTGACCGCGACCACACGCCCGCCCTTCACCACGCCCAGCTGCTGGAACAGCGGGCTTTCCTTGGCCGCCGTCAGTGCGGCGTCGCCCTCGGCGTTCAGCGTGCCCACGAACAGCCAGTCGCCGTCGAGCTTGTCCAGCTCCTCCATGCTCAGCGGCTCGGAGTGCGAGAAGCCCTCGACGGTCTGCTGGAAGGCCGAGCGCTGCAGGCCCAGGTCGCGGGCCACCAGGCTAGAGAAGGCGTCGCGGGCCATGATGCCCGGGCCGGTGGCGTTCCAGCGCACAATGCTGATCAGGTCGGATGCGTGCTCGCCGAGCGCGGCCCGCACCTCTTTCACCCGCGCGTCGTAGCTGGCCAGGAAGGCCTCGGCCTGCGCATCCTGGTTCAGGGCGCTGGCGGTGCCACGGAAGGCGGTCTTCCAGTCGTCGGCCAGCTTGTAGGTGACGACCACCGGGGCGATCTTCTCCATCTGGGCCAGCTGATCGCTCAGCGCGTCGCTCAGGCTGCCAAACAGGATGATGTCGGGCTTGAGCGCGGCGATCTTCTCCAGCGATGGCTCGGCCAGGCTGCCGACCGACTCGATGCCCGCGACCTTGTCGCCTAGGTAGCTGGGCAGGCTCTGCTGGCCGCGCCCGTTGACCGAGCCGACGGGCTTGAGGCCGAGGGCCAGCGCGCCATCCAGATCCTGCTCGCTGATCGTGACGATCCGCTGCGGGCTGGTGGGCACCGCGACCTCGCGGCTAGCCGCGTCGGTGATGGTGCGGGTCGCGCTGGCCTCAGCCGTGGCAGCCGGGGCCTCGGTGGGCGCCGCCGTAGCGGCGGGAGCCTGGGTGGCGGCGGGGGCCTCGGTGGGCGCAGTGGCCGCCGGGGCCGACTGGCAGGATGCCAGCAGGGCGCTGGAGAGCGCAAGGGAGATGAGCAGTTTTCGCATGGGTCTTCACCTTTGTCTCAAAAAAACACCGTGGCGTCATCGCCATCATTCCCCTGCGCTGGGGAGGACAAGCCAACCTCTCTCTCGTCTCTCTCTGGTGTTCACCTGCCTTCGTCGTGCGCTCACCTGCCTTCGTCGTGCGCTCACCCGCCTTCGTTGTGCGTTTTCGCACCCATCCACCATGGTGGTGGCGCGTGTTTGGTGGGTGAATGCCCTGCGCGGGCGGCGCCTAGGGGCCAGCCCCTAGGAACCCCGCCAGGGGGTGTAACCCCCTTGGAACCCCCAATTTTGGGCGTTCCCGTGCTGTTCGCTGGCCGCTGGTGTTCGTGCATATGGCCATCAAGACGCTAGCGGCACCTTCGCCTCATGGGAAAGATGAGATGATGGGCCACTGCCCCCTCTTCCCGCTCGTCCCCTTCGTGCCTTCGTGGTATTCGTCCCCCAACCCTTGGAGTCTTGGTGGTAAAAATCGTCGTGCCTTCGCGTCTTCGCTGGCCCCTGGCCACTATTGTTCGTGCATATGACCATCAAAACATCAGCGGCACCTTCGCCGCATGGGAAAGATGAGATGAGGGCTACTGTTCTTCATTCCCTTGGTGCCTTGGAGTCTTGGTGGTAAAAATCGTCGTGCCTTCGCATCTTCGTGGTGAAGCAGTTCCTTCATTCCCTTGGTGCCTTGGAGTCTTGGTGGTAAGAAACGTCGTGCCTTCGCGTCTTCGTGGTGAAGCAGTTCCCTACGCCGTGGCCTGGGCCGAGATCAGCGACCAGAAGCCGGCCAGCGTCGGGCGCTCGGCCAGCTCGATGAACGAGATCTCTACCCCGGCGCGCCGCCACTGCTCCATCAGCGTCATGAGGCGGATGGAGTCGAGTCCCAGGTACATCAGGTTGTCGTCGTCGCCGATCTTGGCGGGCGACTCATCCAGCAGGTCGGCGATAGCCTGGCGCAGGCCCTCCAGGCTCAGCGCCTCGGCGGCGGGCGCGGGGGCCAGCGTGGCCAGCACGGCGTCGGTGGTGGCCACCACGGCGCAGCGGCGGGCCGCGTAGGCGATGGCCATCTGGTGATCCTCGGGGGTGAAGTCGGCCACGGCGTCGGCCACGAAGAACGGCTGAATGTCGCTCATAAACGCCTCGCAGGCCGTCATCAGGCAGCCGATGTGGGCGTAGATGCCGCAGATGATCAGCTGGTCGCGGCCCTGGGCGCGCAGCTGGGCCAGCAGGTCGGTGCGCTGGAACGCGCTGTAGCGCCACTTGGTCAGGTGGGTCTCGCCGGGGCGGGGGTGCAGCTCATCCACGATCCGCTGCGGCTGCTCGCCCGCCGCGATGCCGCCGCCCCAGAAATCCTGGAGCAGCCCGCGCTGGGCCAGGCTCTGGCCGCCCGGCTGGGCCGAGAAGAACACCGGCACGCCCTGGGCCGCGCAGGCCTCGCGCAGGCGGGCGATGTTGGCCAGCAGCTGCGGCACGGGCTGCTCGTCGCGCCGGAAGGCGTTCAGGAAGTGGTTCTGCATGTCGTGGATGAGCAGGGCGGCGCGCGACGGGTCGGCGGCCCAGGCCACCCTGTTGGGCGGCAGCTCGGCGGCGGAGGGCATAGGGTATGGAGCTATGGCGGGCAGTGCCATAGGGCAGTCCTTTCTATGGTGCTCTTCGCGATGCGGAAAACGGGCGGTGCGCTGGCTTCAGCGGTCGGTCAGCTGGGCGGTGCGGTCGGCGCGGCGGCGCGCTCGGCCAGCAGCCGCCGCAGGTCTTTCTTGCTGGTCTTGCCCACGCCGGTGGCGGGGAAGGACTCGACGAAGGCAAACTTGTCGGGCACCTTGAAGGCGGCCAGACCGCGCTCGCGCAGGAAGCGGCCCAGCTCGGCGGGGCGGGGCGGCTGCCCGCGCGTGATCACAAAGGCGCAGGTGCGCTCGCCCAGGAACGGGTCGGGCACCGAGACCACGGCCACATCGTGGATGGCCGGGTGGGCCAGCAGGTGGTTCTCCACCTCCTCGGCGGCGATCTTGTCGCCCCCACGGTTGATCTGGTCCTTGGCGCGGCCCTCGACCACCAGGTTGCCCTCGGGCGTGAGCTGCACGATGTCGCCGGTGCGGTAGAAGCCATCGGGCGTGAAGGCCTCGGCGTTGTGCGCATCGGCCTTGTAGTAGCCTCGGATGGTGTAGGGGCCGCGCGTCAGCAGGTGGCCCGCCGCGCCCTGGGGCACAGGCTGGCCCGCGTCATCCACCACCAG
This portion of the Chloroflexia bacterium SDU3-3 genome encodes:
- a CDS encoding isochorismatase family protein; translated protein: MALPAIAPYPMPSAAELPPNRVAWAADPSRAALLIHDMQNHFLNAFRRDEQPVPQLLANIARLREACAAQGVPVFFSAQPGGQSLAQRGLLQDFWGGGIAAGEQPQRIVDELHPRPGETHLTKWRYSAFQRTDLLAQLRAQGRDQLIICGIYAHIGCLMTACEAFMSDIQPFFVADAVADFTPEDHQMAIAYAARRCAVVATTDAVLATLAPAPAAEALSLEGLRQAIADLLDESPAKIGDDDNLMYLGLDSIRLMTLMEQWRRAGVEISFIELAERPTLAGFWSLISAQATA
- a CDS encoding DHA2 family efflux MFS transporter permease subunit → MPKISPKLAICIVYVAAMMMDGLDATIVGPALLAIGGALGVSPAATNMVEVSFLVSFALVIPAAGWLADRFGTRRVFLGALAVFTLASGLCGAATTAGGLVAARVLQGLAGGMLAPVGMAMLFRSFPPEERLGVSRFLMLPTTLAPALGPILGGFLTDHLSWRWVFWINLPLGLATVLFGLLALPEHVEEDAGRFDLRGFALATPGLGLLMFALGEGAARGWGDPLVLGAGLLGACLLALLIPAELRSPAPMLDLRLLADAPFRSAALVAVLASGGLLGMLYVFPLMYQDALGATALDAGLTVFPESLGLMLATAAIGWSFPRLGARRVMALGLLGAAAAFVLMSRVAPGTSPWAVRALLLAVGFFLGHAVLAVQTVVFDTIADEAMGRASSLLSVLRQIGGAAGVAASAAVLAASGGAGLGAYQAALLASVAFLGGALLFALQIRPAPAPQLRAEAEPSV
- a CDS encoding iron-siderophore ABC transporter substrate-binding protein — encoded protein: MRKLLISLALSSALLASCQSAPAATAPTEAPAATQAPAATAAPTEAPAATAEASATRTITDAASREVAVPTSPQRIVTISEQDLDGALALGLKPVGSVNGRGQQSLPSYLGDKVAGIESVGSLAEPSLEKIAALKPDIILFGSLSDALSDQLAQMEKIAPVVVTYKLADDWKTAFRGTASALNQDAQAEAFLASYDARVKEVRAALGEHASDLISIVRWNATGPGIMARDAFSSLVARDLGLQRSAFQQTVEGFSHSEPLSMEELDKLDGDWLFVGTLNAEGDAALTAAKESPLFQQLGVVKGGRVVAVTGQIWGSRGGPLASLIVLDEIQKAMGSAS
- a CDS encoding amino acid adenylation domain-containing protein: MRELWDTDLPLLAAQSGVWFAQQLDPANPIYNTGEYLELRGPVDHALLARAIRQAVGEAEALHVRLAERGGELRQSPAAGETWPLHMLDLSDAPDPRAAAEDWMRADLASPTDLRRGPLFAQAIIRLGRDHLLWYQRIHHAVIDGYGLALIERRAAEVYAALAAGTPAEAGAFAPLRPLIEEEAAYRASPDFASDAAYWREQLADAPEAATLAGRAAETSHSFTRRSTALPRPTALALRAAAERCKASWPELVLAAAAIYLHRMTGAQDVVLGLPSMNRLGSAALRVPAMVVNVLPLRLAVQPAMPVADLVRQVVRQVRAARRHQRYRYEDILRDTRRVGGRLIGPMVNILPFQERLSFGEVIAEAHNLSAGPVDDLSIAVYDRGDGLRIDLDANPALYCPEELETHLRRFVALLGHMAAGDAATVGGLPMLLPEERAALEAQWARAEHPIPALAIPALFEAQADRSPDALALVAGPERLSFAQLDERANRLAHELIARGAGRGQVVAVALPRNAWAIVALLAALKAGAAYLPLNPDYPAERLAFMLNDAKPALLLTAAQLAPALPGGAATLALDTAELSAALRAHPSIRPPAPRPDDAAYIIYTSGSTGAPKGVVVEHRSLVNLFCCHQHERFAPAMASGRLRVAHTAALSFDAAWDPILWMFAGNELHLLDEQTYLDPAALAAYVAAMKIDYLDFTPSHFQQLLAYGMFGQGRHRPKLVVLGGEALPAPLWDALQQIGGLTSYNYYGPTEATVDAYIWRADADGAQLGEPVWNTRAYVLDAAGQLAPPGVAGELHLAGLGLARGYLNRPELTAERFVADPFGPAGSRMYRTGDLVRADGRGTLTFLGRTDDQVKIRGHRIELGEVEAALARLPGVAQAAALVREDAPGERRLVAYVAGQGHMPDPAALRAALAAALPAPMVPAAIVALGALPLTPNGKLDRKALPAPEAPAAPAGRAPRTPQEAALCGLFAEVLGLPAVGIDEGFFDLGGHSLLAVRLITRVREALGVDVAIGALFERPTVAGLAARLGAAAAQRPALVPAPRGADAPLSFAQRRLWFLGQLEGPSPTYNLPLVLRLSGPLDRAALEQALADLLARHESLRTVFPAEQGAPRQRILPERTRLPLHLVECQSAALDAALLEAARHGFDLASELPLRATLFALGPGEHALLLLLHHIAGDGASLDPLARDLAQAYAARRAGGAPAWQPLPVQYADYAAWQARLLGDDADPESLIARQLAFWRGALAGAPDQLELPTDRPRPAVASYRGATVPLAIPPALHARLAALARERGATVFMVIQAALAALLTRLGAGSDIPIGSPVAGRDERALDGLIGFFVNTLVLRTRTEGNPSFAALVDRVREADLAAYAHQDVPFERLVEALNPPRSLARHPLFQVMLAFQSAPDAPLAMADLRASMRPLHIGAAKFDLLLNLDERRSADGSPAGIEGFLEYSADLFGLPSAQALAARLLRLIEAAAASPSTPIGLLPLLSAQELAQIEAWNRTAHPVAPETLPSAFLAQVARSPDAPAVVFEGAQLTYAELDAAACRLARLLIDHGAGPERIVAVVVPRSLELITALYAIHKAGAAYLPIDPDYPLDRIAFMLEDAAPACVLSLAPVVGVLPQDLVAPVLVLDTPSLAEELRRYPAHALAPAELAEPLRPDHPAYVIYTSGSTGRPKGVVVPHAGIINRLRWMQAEYRLGADDRVLQKTPSSFDVSVWEFFWPLLEGATLVVARPDGHKDPAYLAELIQAERITTIHFVPSMLQVFIHEPSAARCTGLRRVICSGEALPAELVGQFYARLDVPLHNLYGPTEASVDVTYWPCRPGDAATSVPIGRPVWNTQLRILDANMQPLPVGVAGELYLAGVQLARGYLNRPELTAERFVADPFGPAGARMYRTGDLARWRDDGAVEYIGRIDHQVKIRGFRIELEEIEAQLAQRPEVAQVAVVVREDAPGDRRIVAYVVPTALAEYDPVRLRRHLAGRLPEYMVPSAFVAVAALPLSPNGKLDRKALPAPDAPASVGGRPPRTPQEAALCEIFAEVLGLSEVGAEDSFFDLGGHSLLAVQLISRAREALGAALSIGSLFAAPTPAALAASLDAGAAADALGVLLPLRAKGDQPPLFCLHPAGGLSWCYSGLARSLGAGRPVYGIQARGAACDEPLPASMDEMAADYIAQLRAVQPSGPYHLLGWSTGGIIAHAMARQLQRQGEELALLAIIDAYPADLMAGLPVSDEIEAMEALLIMAGYDLDALGDLPMEFGSVIGVLRQDGSPLASLDEATIMRLKQIYLNTNWAMRAYRHQRVAGDLLFFRATVETADDALTAETWRPYVAGEIESHDIACSHKDITQPGPLAEIGRILAARLAAALETR